Proteins from one Humidesulfovibrio mexicanus genomic window:
- a CDS encoding sigma-54-dependent transcriptional regulator: MDGKEQSGPLVLLVDDDKNILQVLEARLSFAHYRTIAARSAEEAVELLARHPVDLVVSDVKMPGMGGVGLLHEILVQWPHIPVILLTAYGSIPDAVSTIRSGAADYLTKPFDGHQLLQKIAALLGRQSAKPESPARRQGDGRHKAISEVIWGGKSPVMREFYSVLERVAPTDVAVLIMGESGTGKEMVARMLHDLSPRAKGPFVIVDCGSTQPTLLESELFGHVKGSFTHAVRDKKGLMEEADGGTLFLDEIGNITPEMQTRLLRFLQERTIRRVGDTRAIPVNCRVLAATNADLPALVKKGEFREDLYFRLKVVTLRVPPLRDRKEDIPLLTERFLERFSAEQNRPAVSASPETQALLMSHSWPGNVRELKHALEGGMVFCQGQTLTPKDIQLEQARNLHPDPVPAEAAAHSANGQPANGRTGTDALSLEENEHQTILRALERAAWVKKNAADLLGISRRAIHYKIKKYNIQIPGKDQDE; the protein is encoded by the coding sequence ATGGACGGCAAGGAACAGAGCGGTCCCCTCGTCCTGTTGGTGGACGATGACAAGAATATTCTGCAGGTGCTGGAAGCCCGGCTTTCCTTCGCCCACTACCGGACCATAGCCGCGCGCAGCGCGGAGGAGGCCGTGGAGCTCTTGGCCCGCCATCCGGTGGACCTCGTCGTTTCCGACGTGAAGATGCCGGGAATGGGCGGGGTGGGGCTGCTGCACGAGATCCTCGTCCAGTGGCCGCACATCCCGGTGATCCTGCTCACCGCCTACGGCAGCATTCCCGACGCCGTGTCCACCATCCGCTCCGGCGCGGCCGACTATCTCACCAAGCCCTTCGATGGGCACCAGCTGCTGCAGAAAATCGCCGCGCTTCTTGGCCGCCAGAGCGCGAAGCCGGAATCCCCGGCGCGCCGCCAGGGCGACGGGCGGCACAAGGCCATAAGCGAGGTCATCTGGGGCGGCAAAAGCCCGGTCATGCGCGAGTTCTACTCCGTGCTGGAGCGCGTGGCCCCAACCGACGTGGCCGTGCTCATCATGGGCGAAAGCGGCACCGGCAAGGAGATGGTCGCGCGGATGCTGCACGACCTTTCCCCTCGCGCCAAGGGGCCCTTTGTCATCGTGGACTGTGGCTCCACCCAGCCCACGCTGCTGGAAAGCGAGCTCTTCGGCCATGTGAAAGGCTCCTTCACCCATGCCGTGCGCGACAAGAAGGGGCTCATGGAGGAGGCCGACGGCGGCACGCTCTTCCTCGACGAAATCGGCAACATCACCCCGGAGATGCAGACCCGGCTGCTGCGCTTCCTGCAGGAGCGCACCATCCGCCGCGTGGGCGACACGCGCGCCATTCCGGTCAATTGCCGGGTGCTGGCCGCCACCAACGCCGACCTGCCCGCTCTGGTGAAAAAGGGCGAGTTCCGCGAGGATCTCTACTTCCGTCTCAAGGTCGTCACCCTCAGAGTGCCCCCCCTGCGCGACCGCAAGGAGGACATCCCGCTTTTGACGGAACGCTTCCTTGAGCGCTTCAGCGCGGAGCAGAATCGTCCCGCCGTCAGCGCCTCGCCGGAGACCCAGGCCCTGCTCATGTCCCACAGCTGGCCCGGCAACGTGCGCGAGCTCAAGCACGCGCTGGAGGGCGGCATGGTCTTCTGCCAGGGCCAGACCCTCACCCCGAAAGACATTCAGTTGGAGCAGGCCCGGAACCTTCACCCGGATCCCGTCCCGGCCGAGGCCGCCGCGCACTCCGCAAACGGCCAGCCAGCCAACGGCCGCACCGGAACCGATGCCCTTTCCCTTGAGGAAAACGAGCACCAGACCATTCTGCGCGCCCTGGAGCGCGCGGCCTGGGTCAAGAAGAACGCCGCCGACCTGCTCGGCATCAGCCGCAGGGCCATCCATTACAAGATCAAGAAGTACAACATCCAGATTCCCGGCAAGGACCAGGACGAGTAG